The Planctomicrobium piriforme genome has a segment encoding these proteins:
- a CDS encoding serine hydrolase domain-containing protein has protein sequence MMPSPFPAFVTSLPTDCRSIFTARWWCLLLGAVVPLLAISATSAAGGELEDKLAAVCKSQDVPGIIAASVGPDGVIESAAAGVRKRGSDDAVTRGDQFALGSNSKSFTATLAAVLVDENAIDWSTTISEVWPDQTVHAKFKKVTLEQLLAHTGGLQCDLPNGAEWAKFFDERFTPEQERTRMCRLVLAKPPKGTVGKHVYSNLGYVVAAAMLEERGKKPFEQLMQERIFGPLGMTNTEFYSAKDLKNTKAPLLWGHQSGGGPIKPGEPGSENPTVYAGCGTIRTTIDDWAKYIGWHLNESAGPVLKRDETLRHLHEGVADRGAPGQSYGFGWIHFQSSFGRTLQHAGNNTNQFSLVWVMPETKRATLVITNTGQEQAFAACDAATAILMKSPAFQ, from the coding sequence ATGATGCCATCCCCATTTCCTGCGTTTGTTACCAGCCTGCCGACTGATTGCCGGTCGATCTTCACCGCGAGGTGGTGGTGTCTGCTTCTGGGCGCTGTTGTGCCCTTGCTCGCGATCTCCGCAACTTCTGCAGCTGGCGGCGAGCTTGAAGACAAGCTTGCCGCAGTCTGCAAATCGCAGGATGTGCCGGGAATCATCGCGGCGTCGGTTGGTCCCGACGGAGTGATTGAATCTGCCGCCGCAGGCGTGCGCAAGCGCGGATCGGATGACGCCGTCACCAGGGGCGACCAGTTCGCACTCGGGTCGAACAGCAAGTCGTTCACAGCCACGCTGGCCGCCGTACTCGTCGACGAGAATGCGATCGACTGGTCAACGACAATCTCCGAAGTCTGGCCCGACCAGACGGTGCATGCCAAGTTCAAGAAAGTCACGCTCGAACAACTGCTCGCACACACCGGAGGACTTCAGTGCGATCTTCCCAATGGCGCGGAATGGGCAAAGTTCTTCGACGAGCGATTCACACCGGAGCAGGAGCGAACCCGCATGTGTCGCCTGGTGCTCGCCAAGCCTCCCAAAGGAACCGTCGGCAAGCATGTCTACTCGAACCTCGGCTACGTCGTCGCGGCGGCCATGCTTGAGGAACGCGGCAAGAAGCCGTTTGAACAACTGATGCAGGAGCGGATCTTCGGGCCGCTCGGTATGACAAACACCGAGTTCTATTCGGCGAAAGACTTGAAAAACACGAAAGCCCCGCTGCTCTGGGGGCATCAATCCGGCGGCGGCCCGATCAAACCGGGCGAACCCGGCTCGGAGAACCCCACTGTCTACGCCGGCTGCGGAACGATTCGCACCACGATCGACGACTGGGCGAAATACATCGGCTGGCATCTGAACGAGTCAGCCGGCCCGGTCCTCAAACGGGACGAGACGCTCCGCCATCTCCACGAAGGGGTTGCCGACCGCGGTGCTCCCGGACAGTCATATGGCTTCGGCTGGATTCATTTTCAGTCCTCCTTCGGTCGCACGCTCCAACACGCCGGCAACAACACGAACCAGTTCTCGCTCGTCTGGGTGATGCCAGAAACGAAGCGAGCGACGCTTGTCATTACCAACACCGGTCAGGAACAAGCGTTCGCCGCCTGCGACGCCGCGACCGCAATATTGATGAAGAGTCCGGCGTTTCAGTGA
- a CDS encoding helix-turn-helix domain-containing protein produces MHDPEFLLAALKSMLKERRIGYAALAAELDVSLLTVKRTLNKAAVPLDRLLEICRIAKIDFAELVERAAAIKPRHTFFDAKQDELFTRCPPMLTYFTALQSGQSPADIAKQFHLMSASTTRYLDALAGVGLVKVTGSGTWIEVESLMEPPVGFSPGSSTLARLSAAFLTSVVERVVAAASRHDADFSLLKPLRLSERQYRQMTGELYDVVNRYSFLSESVGFAADEDERPQWQLAIAASLADRTSDPESAIRNLKPNEAT; encoded by the coding sequence ATGCATGACCCCGAATTTTTGCTTGCGGCCCTGAAGTCGATGCTCAAGGAGCGTCGCATCGGCTACGCCGCGCTCGCCGCCGAGCTCGATGTGTCGCTGCTGACAGTGAAACGCACGCTGAACAAGGCGGCCGTCCCTCTCGACCGGCTGCTCGAAATCTGTCGGATTGCGAAGATCGACTTCGCCGAACTGGTAGAACGGGCAGCCGCGATAAAACCCCGGCACACGTTCTTCGATGCGAAGCAGGATGAGTTGTTCACCCGTTGCCCGCCGATGCTGACGTACTTCACAGCCTTGCAATCGGGACAATCACCTGCTGACATCGCAAAACAGTTTCACCTGATGTCCGCATCAACGACGCGGTACCTCGACGCACTGGCCGGCGTCGGACTTGTGAAGGTGACTGGTTCCGGCACGTGGATCGAGGTCGAATCGCTCATGGAACCCCCGGTCGGCTTTTCTCCAGGCAGTTCCACGCTGGCCCGCTTGTCGGCTGCGTTTCTCACGTCGGTCGTGGAGCGAGTCGTCGCTGCGGCCAGTCGTCACGACGCCGACTTCTCACTGCTCAAACCGTTGCGCCTGTCCGAACGGCAGTACCGTCAAATGACGGGCGAACTGTACGACGTGGTAAATCGGTATTCGTTCTTGTCGGAAAGCGTAGGCTTCGCAGCAGACGAGGACGAGCGTCCCCAGTGGCAACTTGCGATCGCAGCGTCGCTGGCCGACCGGACGAGTGATCCGGAATCAGCGATCAGGAATCTCAAGCCAAATGAAGCGACGTAA
- a CDS encoding PQQ-binding-like beta-propeller repeat protein encodes MPIREFWIVPLVLCACFSAQVNGAEPLEKASWPNWMGPNRDGISTESDWSTAWQEKGLPVAWSRQIGIGFSSVSVADGRLFTMGHIDGEEVVWCLNPETGEELWSYRYPGALIDNLHEGGPGSTPTVEDNHVYALGKEGQLHCLDAQIGKVIWHKELRQDLDIPLPEWGFASSAVIHGDQVLFEGGRVVSFDKHTGEKNWQTPQHAAGYGSAAIFQEQPGGILTATLDCEGLRILDVKTGHQIAFEAWESPFRTNSTTPIIQGNRIFISAGYNVGCGLFELDGTQLKKVYANREMRNHFNNSILWNGYLYGFDGNSNLGRVVQLTCMNFKTGEVAWRKAGFGCGSLIIVDGKLLLLNETGTLVLAKASPEGYEELARSPFLDGRCWTVPVFCNKKIYGRNAAGKLICIDVAAR; translated from the coding sequence ATGCCTATTCGTGAATTCTGGATCGTCCCGCTCGTGCTGTGTGCGTGTTTCAGTGCTCAAGTGAATGGAGCAGAACCTCTCGAAAAAGCCTCCTGGCCCAACTGGATGGGACCGAATCGGGATGGCATCTCCACGGAATCCGACTGGTCAACGGCCTGGCAGGAGAAAGGCTTGCCTGTCGCCTGGTCGCGGCAGATCGGCATCGGGTTTAGTTCGGTTTCCGTAGCTGACGGACGCCTGTTCACGATGGGGCATATCGACGGTGAGGAAGTGGTCTGGTGCCTGAATCCAGAGACAGGCGAGGAACTTTGGTCCTACCGCTATCCAGGTGCCTTGATCGATAACCTCCACGAAGGCGGCCCAGGTTCGACGCCAACTGTTGAAGACAATCACGTTTACGCGCTCGGCAAGGAAGGTCAGTTGCACTGCTTGGATGCTCAGATCGGAAAGGTCATTTGGCATAAGGAACTTCGACAGGATCTGGACATTCCACTTCCAGAATGGGGCTTCGCGAGTTCCGCAGTCATTCATGGCGATCAGGTTTTATTTGAAGGAGGCCGAGTGGTCTCCTTCGACAAACATACCGGCGAGAAGAACTGGCAAACGCCACAGCACGCGGCGGGCTATGGTTCTGCAGCCATCTTTCAAGAACAACCGGGAGGAATTCTGACCGCCACCCTCGATTGTGAGGGACTGAGAATTCTGGACGTGAAGACCGGTCATCAAATCGCCTTTGAAGCTTGGGAGTCTCCATTTCGCACCAACTCGACCACGCCGATTATCCAGGGAAATCGCATCTTCATCTCCGCTGGATATAACGTCGGATGCGGGCTGTTTGAACTGGATGGCACTCAGCTCAAGAAGGTCTACGCGAACCGGGAGATGCGGAACCATTTCAACAACAGCATTCTTTGGAATGGCTATCTTTATGGCTTCGACGGTAATTCCAACCTGGGTCGAGTCGTTCAGCTCACCTGCATGAACTTCAAGACCGGAGAGGTCGCTTGGAGGAAGGCCGGTTTCGGATGCGGTTCCCTGATAATCGTTGATGGAAAACTCCTGCTGCTCAACGAAACCGGAACTCTGGTCTTGGCCAAAGCCAGCCCGGAAGGCTACGAGGAACTTGCCCGGTCTCCGTTTCTGGATGGACGCTGCTGGACCGTACCGGTCTTTTGCAACAAGAAGATCTACGGACGAAACGCCGCTGGAAAGCTGATCTGCATAGATGTCGCCGCGAGATGA
- a CDS encoding amidohydrolase, producing the protein MHQLTKAITLLVVFVTGFHSGLAQAGNVKSWVEQEITLLIPLYEHLHSHPEVSNQEVKTAARIASELKSAGFEVTTNIGGHGVVGILKNGSGPVVMFRTDLDALPVTEETGLPYASSVKIESTEGVATGVMHACGHDLHMTNFIGLARILAKHRDEWSGTALLIGQPAEEVVSGARQMLEDGLFTRFPKPHFALAVHCDPGLQSGVIGYRSGFIMANTDSCTITMRGRGGHGAVPEICIDPIVQASQLILDLQTIISREISPLESAVITVGAIHGGTKNNIIPNECKLLLTIRSYSPQVRQHLHEAIQRKAKAVAMSFQAPEPIIELKEGVSATYNDADLIQRVLPALGEALGDENLVPAGQSMVAEDFSLYGRANVPLFMYRLGTVSPEKLAASIHEGTLLPSLHSSTYAPDVRPALQAGLTASTAAMLSLMPKTAVSN; encoded by the coding sequence GTGCATCAGCTGACCAAGGCAATCACACTTTTGGTGGTGTTCGTCACAGGCTTCCATTCCGGTTTGGCTCAGGCCGGGAATGTGAAATCTTGGGTGGAACAGGAGATCACTTTGCTCATACCCCTCTATGAGCACCTTCACAGCCATCCTGAGGTCTCCAATCAGGAGGTCAAGACCGCAGCTCGCATCGCATCCGAATTGAAGTCCGCTGGATTTGAAGTGACGACCAACATCGGCGGACATGGTGTCGTTGGCATTCTCAAGAATGGCAGCGGCCCGGTCGTAATGTTTCGCACAGACCTGGATGCCTTGCCAGTGACGGAAGAAACGGGTCTCCCTTATGCATCGTCCGTGAAAATCGAGAGTACGGAGGGCGTCGCGACTGGCGTGATGCATGCCTGTGGCCACGATCTGCACATGACGAACTTCATCGGCCTGGCCCGCATTCTTGCGAAACATCGAGACGAATGGTCGGGGACCGCCCTGCTGATTGGGCAACCCGCTGAGGAAGTGGTCAGCGGAGCCCGACAGATGCTTGAGGATGGTTTGTTCACAAGATTTCCTAAACCTCACTTCGCACTGGCAGTGCATTGTGATCCTGGATTGCAAAGCGGTGTAATCGGATATCGCAGTGGCTTCATCATGGCCAACACCGACAGTTGCACCATTACCATGAGAGGACGTGGAGGGCATGGAGCCGTGCCTGAAATCTGCATTGATCCCATCGTACAGGCGTCGCAACTTATTCTTGATCTGCAAACGATCATCTCACGCGAAATCTCTCCATTGGAATCTGCGGTAATCACTGTGGGAGCCATTCACGGTGGAACAAAGAACAACATTATTCCGAACGAATGCAAGCTTCTGTTGACGATCCGTAGCTATTCCCCGCAAGTCCGCCAACATTTGCACGAGGCAATTCAGCGTAAGGCCAAAGCAGTGGCGATGTCATTTCAGGCTCCCGAGCCAATCATCGAACTGAAAGAAGGGGTTTCGGCCACCTACAACGATGCGGATCTGATCCAGCGTGTTCTGCCCGCTTTGGGCGAAGCTCTCGGAGATGAAAATCTGGTTCCGGCAGGCCAGTCGATGGTTGCTGAAGACTTCAGTTTGTACGGCCGTGCGAATGTTCCCCTTTTCATGTACCGCCTGGGAACAGTGAGCCCCGAGAAGCTTGCTGCGTCGATTCATGAAGGGACTTTATTGCCGTCTCTGCATTCTTCGACCTATGCACCGGACGTGCGTCCAGCTCTTCAGGCGGGACTCACAGCATCTACGGCGGCGATGCTTTCTCTGATGCCCAAAACCGCGGTATCCAATTGA
- a CDS encoding SOS response-associated peptidase produces the protein MCGRFNLQATPVQLKEIFDLLRADDFPQRYNIARTQTVPIVRLDPESNRELVPMRWGLIPGWAKDIKIGASLINARGETVAEKPSFRTAFKRHRCLVPASGFYEWLREGKDMKPFYIHRTDDQPFAMAGLWERWNQSGEPIESFSIITTSANSLMSSIHDRMPVLVEPNLFEAWLDPKAEPEFLKGLVQPQEWNGFELVPVSTVVNNARNDTPECVQALTTQG, from the coding sequence ATGTGCGGACGATTCAATCTGCAGGCCACACCGGTTCAACTGAAAGAGATATTCGATCTGCTGAGAGCAGACGACTTTCCCCAGCGGTACAACATCGCACGCACACAGACCGTGCCCATCGTACGGCTCGATCCGGAATCAAACCGCGAACTTGTGCCCATGCGCTGGGGCCTGATTCCGGGCTGGGCAAAGGACATCAAGATCGGGGCATCGCTCATCAATGCTCGCGGCGAGACCGTGGCTGAGAAACCGTCATTCCGCACGGCGTTCAAGAGGCATCGTTGCCTGGTGCCAGCCAGCGGTTTCTATGAGTGGCTGCGAGAGGGAAAGGACATGAAGCCGTTCTACATCCACCGTACTGACGATCAGCCGTTTGCGATGGCAGGACTCTGGGAACGCTGGAACCAAAGCGGAGAACCCATCGAATCGTTCTCGATCATCACCACCTCTGCCAACTCCCTGATGAGTTCCATCCATGATCGTATGCCTGTGTTGGTGGAACCGAACCTGTTCGAAGCCTGGCTTGATCCGAAAGCCGAACCAGAGTTCCTGAAGGGGCTGGTTCAGCCGCAGGAGTGGAACGGGTTCGAGCTGGTGCCGGTGTCGACCGTGGTGAACAATGCCCGGAATGACACGCCGGAGTGTGTTCAGGCTCTAACAACACAGGGGTGA
- a CDS encoding PRC-barrel domain-containing protein: MKMKWRIGLATGALALALQTPASAQLKVQVEPNNHPQSPPAANQNPAQPAQAPGIDVHANKVAGNVDTSQVRATSLIGMSLQDQNGQDLGKISDIVLDLNNQSIQYLLVSNQSQADSYFAVPPTVLNTQYNESANGPTVTTTVPAAQFRQAPVFTQQQWTVRGVDPTWAQRNSTYYQQYSTRPSTERRLERQEQRIENRLNR; the protein is encoded by the coding sequence ATGAAGATGAAATGGAGAATTGGGCTTGCCACAGGCGCATTGGCGTTGGCACTGCAGACGCCGGCTTCGGCACAGTTGAAGGTTCAAGTCGAACCGAATAACCACCCACAATCGCCCCCCGCAGCGAACCAGAATCCGGCACAGCCTGCACAGGCTCCTGGCATTGACGTACACGCGAATAAAGTCGCCGGGAATGTCGACACGTCGCAAGTGAGAGCCACGTCGCTGATTGGCATGTCATTGCAGGATCAGAACGGACAGGATCTTGGCAAGATTTCCGACATCGTCCTCGATCTCAACAATCAGAGCATCCAATATCTGTTGGTGAGCAACCAAAGCCAAGCGGATTCCTACTTCGCAGTTCCTCCGACCGTGCTGAATACGCAGTACAACGAATCTGCTAATGGACCTACGGTGACCACCACCGTCCCTGCGGCGCAGTTCCGACAGGCCCCGGTGTTCACTCAGCAGCAGTGGACAGTCCGTGGAGTTGACCCAACTTGGGCCCAGCGAAACTCGACGTACTATCAGCAATATTCGACTCGGCCGAGCACAGAACGCCGTCTTGAGCGGCAGGAACAGCGTATCGAAAATCGTCTGAATCGGTAA
- a CDS encoding DUF1559 domain-containing protein gives MRISRRAFTLIELLVVIAIIAILIALLLPAVQQAREAARRSQCKNNLKQIGLALHNYHDALNCFPPSFFDGDSSQTISSVANMNGLAWGTMILPYVDQAGLYNRIGTETANFTRNWQDYTNTGTPSNTTATSVPSAVQVLAAFICPSDPSGGLNSKKSNFGKSNYLAAAGTDAVGAAGATDGAFQRNVSRKVSDFLDGMSNTIFISERTTRTETGTAGNCGGSPCNLQGGLWIGCRTSTASATWNPGAEQMDVQNVGGNPTYLINGSTATWGQDWVAGSAHEGGIHMAMADGAVRFLGENTGLSVYRALMTCRNGEIVGEF, from the coding sequence ATGCGAATTTCTCGTCGAGCCTTTACTCTGATCGAACTTCTGGTCGTGATTGCGATCATCGCCATTCTGATTGCGCTACTTCTGCCAGCCGTACAACAGGCCCGCGAAGCCGCTCGCCGCAGCCAGTGCAAGAACAACCTGAAGCAGATTGGGTTGGCTCTCCACAACTATCACGACGCCCTCAACTGCTTCCCGCCAAGCTTTTTCGACGGCGACTCCAGCCAGACGATCTCCAGCGTCGCCAACATGAACGGCCTGGCCTGGGGAACTATGATTCTCCCCTATGTCGATCAGGCTGGCCTGTACAACAGAATCGGCACGGAAACTGCCAATTTTACTCGCAATTGGCAGGATTACACGAACACTGGGACTCCCAGTAATACAACTGCCACCTCGGTCCCATCCGCCGTACAGGTGCTGGCAGCGTTCATCTGCCCCTCCGATCCCTCAGGCGGTCTGAATTCGAAGAAGAGCAACTTCGGGAAATCGAACTATCTTGCTGCTGCTGGAACCGACGCCGTGGGAGCAGCTGGCGCGACGGATGGTGCCTTCCAGCGAAACGTCAGTCGCAAAGTCTCCGACTTTCTCGACGGCATGAGCAACACCATTTTCATCTCCGAGCGAACCACCCGGACCGAAACCGGCACTGCCGGGAACTGCGGCGGCAGCCCTTGCAACCTGCAAGGCGGCCTCTGGATCGGTTGCCGGACATCGACGGCTAGCGCCACCTGGAACCCAGGCGCTGAACAGATGGATGTTCAGAATGTCGGCGGCAATCCGACGTATCTCATTAACGGTTCCACCGCGACATGGGGACAGGATTGGGTCGCCGGCAGTGCTCACGAAGGCGGGATTCACATGGCCATGGCCGATGGCGCTGTCCGGTTCCTCGGTGAGAACACCGGCCTGAGCGTGTATCGCGCCCTCATGACCTGCCGCAATGGCGAAATCGTCGGCGAGTTCTAG
- a CDS encoding sensor histidine kinase produces MCSSRKTSPGELTKIFDPLVRGSSAASPTANRPGSVGLGLYIARAIAESHGGTIQVTSSKEAGTAFTVRLPREFVVHSGQPILDEAHLETM; encoded by the coding sequence ATGTGCAGTTCTCGAAAAACTTCCCCGGGTGAGCTGACGAAGATCTTTGATCCCCTGGTGCGCGGTTCGAGTGCCGCTTCTCCGACTGCAAATCGTCCTGGAAGCGTCGGACTGGGCTTATACATTGCCCGCGCCATCGCCGAGTCGCACGGCGGAACGATTCAGGTGACTTCATCGAAGGAAGCCGGCACGGCGTTTACCGTGCGTCTCCCGAGGGAGTTTGTCGTCCATTCGGGGCAACCGATTTTGGACGAGGCACATTTGGAAACAATGTGA
- a CDS encoding efflux RND transporter periplasmic adaptor subunit, translating to MYKRSKACQPARSISISQALENLALNLFDIVLTLLLLPASATFPTPGMVLTPKDTLSMNFRSLEVVLFFVIVISCSGCAPEVVAEKVEPPKVTVQHPVMREVVDYKDYNGTTAACATVEVRSRVRGHVDKVAFVDGQDVKEGDVLFELDPRPFQLAIASAKEELKLAQAQQEGAIHDEDRQKSLFEKSAGTKSDLDKAIAMRKSWDARIEIAREEIKSKELDLAYSTIKAPIAGLVSRALLTQGNLVNAGGSDPVMTTIIAIDPIYVYFNVDERTLLEYRDHHRAGQPKGATPTPINVAKIPFQFGLETDEGYPNAGELDFAENRIDSATGTIEVRGTAPNADRRYVPGSRLRVRVAINEPYQATIVPDTAILSDQDRKYLLCLNQENVVIRRDVSLGKLLDDGMRVIRTPTGSSAALNSSDWVIVNGLQRARVNYPVQPMDTEGKALAQVAP from the coding sequence TTGTATAAACGCTCAAAAGCTTGCCAGCCCGCCCGTTCGATTTCGATTTCCCAAGCCCTTGAAAACCTTGCCCTCAATCTGTTTGATATTGTCCTGACACTGCTTCTTCTCCCTGCGTCGGCGACTTTTCCAACTCCTGGGATGGTCTTAACGCCCAAGGACACCCTGTCGATGAATTTCCGCTCGCTGGAAGTTGTCCTTTTTTTCGTGATCGTCATCTCATGTTCTGGATGCGCGCCCGAAGTCGTGGCTGAAAAAGTCGAACCTCCTAAGGTCACGGTCCAGCATCCAGTGATGCGTGAAGTCGTCGACTACAAGGATTACAACGGAACGACCGCGGCCTGCGCGACCGTCGAGGTTCGATCGCGTGTGCGGGGCCATGTCGACAAGGTCGCTTTCGTCGACGGCCAGGACGTGAAAGAGGGGGACGTTCTTTTTGAACTCGATCCACGACCTTTCCAGCTTGCAATTGCAAGTGCAAAAGAGGAGTTGAAACTTGCGCAGGCACAGCAAGAAGGTGCGATCCACGATGAAGATCGCCAGAAGAGCCTGTTTGAAAAGAGCGCAGGCACCAAGAGTGATCTCGACAAGGCAATTGCCATGCGCAAGAGTTGGGATGCGCGGATCGAGATTGCCCGCGAGGAAATCAAAAGCAAAGAACTCGATTTGGCATACTCCACCATCAAAGCTCCAATCGCCGGACTTGTGAGCCGCGCTTTGCTGACCCAAGGGAACCTCGTGAACGCCGGGGGGAGTGATCCGGTGATGACGACGATCATCGCCATCGATCCCATCTATGTGTACTTCAACGTCGATGAGCGCACCCTCCTGGAGTATCGCGACCATCACCGTGCAGGGCAGCCGAAAGGAGCGACGCCAACGCCGATCAATGTCGCAAAGATCCCTTTTCAGTTCGGCCTGGAAACGGATGAGGGATATCCCAATGCAGGAGAGCTCGATTTCGCTGAGAATCGGATCGACTCCGCGACCGGCACAATCGAAGTTCGTGGCACCGCACCGAATGCAGACCGCAGGTATGTACCTGGATCCCGCCTTCGCGTTCGTGTGGCCATCAACGAGCCCTATCAGGCGACAATCGTGCCCGACACCGCGATTCTCAGCGATCAGGATCGGAAGTATCTCCTGTGCCTGAATCAGGAGAACGTGGTGATCCGCCGCGATGTGTCTCTGGGCAAACTTCTGGACGACGGCATGCGCGTGATTCGCACTCCGACCGGGTCGTCCGCGGCTTTGAATTCCTCCGATTGGGTCATCGTCAACGGCCTGCAGCGCGCACGTGTGAACTATCCCGTGCAGCCCATGGACACAGAGGGAAAAGCCCTCGCCCAAGTTGCTCCTTGA